From the Gadus chalcogrammus isolate NIFS_2021 chromosome 18, NIFS_Gcha_1.0, whole genome shotgun sequence genome, the window tgtgtgtgtgtgtgtgtgtgtgtgtgtgtgtgtgtgtgtgtgtgtgtgtgtgtgtgtgtgtgtgtgtgtgtgtgtgtgtgtgtgtgtgtgtgtgtgtgtgtgtgtgtgtgtgtgtgtctctcccaaCAGATGACAATGGGAAGAAGGCCAACAATCCAAACCACTGCAACTGTATTATCGACCAAATCTTCACGGGGGGCCTGCAGTCCGACGTCACCTGTCAagtctgtctgtgagtgtgtgtgtgtgtgtgtgttgtcactgGATGCAATCTATATTGTTATGATTATCAATTCAACACTACCCCTTTCATACAAtagatattattatttacacaaGTCAGTTTTAAGTTTGGTATCTGTTACAGAAACAAAATGTCTGCTATGACGTGTGAGTGAAGGTCTAGCGTTTGGCTCCAGGCGATGGTACACATAGCCCAGAGCACCCACAGCTGACACACTGCAGCAACGGAGGCTCACAGGCTCCGTGGTGCTTTGACTCTGCTGCCACCCGGTGGCCTGGTTTAGTGGTGTCATAGTTACATGCAGTAAGTAAGTTATTTACATACATCATGTAAATAATTACATGACAATattgatgactatatgctctgtaaggtgaccttgggtgtcttgaaaggcgcctcttaattaaatgtattattattattattattattattattattattataattgatGCTTCCCTAcaaacactgaattgatacctTGATAAGCTGAGGTCTTTGGTCCTGACTCataaataaaattataattGTGTTTCAAATGGAGCCCATAAGTGACCCATGCCAGCAGCCAGACCAATGGCCACCCTGACTTAGATGAATCTCTGAAGCTAAGCAGGTGTGGGCTTGGTTAGTACTGGATTGGAGACCAACTGGGAACACTGAGTTGCTGCTGGAAGTGGTGTCAGGTGTTGGCCagtaggtggcactcttccctctggcccaAAACATCAATCCCCGTAAAACCGAGGTggtgactcactgaggtcataaaagatcccagggcaccaatcgcaaagagtaggggcttccccggtgtcctggctaaAACTGCCCgcccaggctcattcaatccggccccctaatcatccccctgtataattgtcttattcattaattccctcactctccacctcaaactggtgtgtgtggtgagggttctggcgcagattggctgccgtgcatcacccaagtgggtgctacacactggtggtggttagtgaggatccccccccccccccttcactgtaagcgcTTTGAGTTTCCAGAAAATAAAAgggctatataaattcaatgaattattattatcattacctAAATCACAACTTCTTACAGGATTGTAAAAGGAATCTGAGTAATATCTTGGTTTTGTAATTGTGTTGGGTGTCATTTCAGCAGCCCTGAGTCATTTCTACCCTTTGCCTGTAGAATAACTCACGAAATCtcactctccactctctctgtccAGACACCCAGACCTGTCACAACCTGCACctatttctttccttttcacAAACTCATTGCATCATGCATTGTTCACGACTGACCTCCCATTTGGGGATGAACCATTAAGACGAGGGGCCTGAATAGGAATGCAGAGGTTTGGCTTCAACCCCTGTCGTGAGTGACACTACCGCCCTTctgcctccacccccctccccccccccccccagcggcgtGTCCACCACCATCGACCCCTTCTGGGACATCAGCCTGGACCTGCCCGgctcctccacccccttctGGCCCCTCAGCCCCGGGGGCGACGGATCGGCCCTCAACGGGGagacacacacttcctcctccGGCGCCACCACGCTCACAGACTGCCTGCGCAGGTAAGCACTCAGGCcgcgtccacacggagccgaaacgggcgaaagccatccggtttcgttttatgcggttcaggaatatctccgtaaagacggagtcagtGCGAatccgcatcgagctgtagaaacgctgtagtaaatattcaaggcgctggttctccacagaaaaaagtggagcgtatcaagcctgcgcgcatacagcctgcgcgctgtatacgaacattcagtcacgaggagattcaaccttttaagaGCAGAAATACTTCTTAATGTACAGtcagtaattacatttatcagggggctttatttaaagctacaaaattCCCCCAGCTGGTCATCACACAGGTAGACACTCAGATGTGTCATCACACAGGTAAACAAagctgtgacatcacaaggtAGACACCCGGGTGTGACATCCCACAGGTAGGCATGGCAGTGACATCACAAAGGTTGGCAGTAAAAAGTAAACATTCAAGTTAAGATTTTCTCTCTTATCGTATATCACAACTTCTCACATGAGGTCTAcatgcttctttgttttgcaaCATATTTACCTCActcattgtctgtctgtctgtctgtctagatTCACCCGACCAGAGCACCTCGGCAGCGGGGCCAAGATCAAGTGCAGTGGTTGCCATAGTTACCAGGAGTCCACCAAGCAGCTGACCATGAAGAAGCTCCCCATCGTAGCCTGCTTCCATCTCAAAGTTAGTGTAATAATAATGCTTTTCATTGATTCCTGCCCTGGCAAGTTGTGCTAAATAATGAAATCATTCAAAATAATTGCAAAGATAACCCAACTACAATGACAACAactttatgaatgaataaattaaataattaactCTCTCAGCATGTTGGTGCATCTGCTTCCACACACATGTTGTTTTAACCCAATCATCTGCCCTTCATTTGACCCAGTGAGCATATGTGTTTGGCACCCCACTAATAagcctttcacacatgcaccGAAAGTCTGCACTTCTCTGTATATTCCCTGGTATTTGTGGACAAAAATGTCCGAAACTTCTCAGAGTCTTAATAAATGCAGTATTGACATCACCACAAGAAGAGTCAGCATTACGGAGTTTGAAGCCTCACCCGCCATCTCCGAtgtgctgtaaacaaaccactgGCACTTCTCCTGCATGCCTTTGGCCTTACATCCTGCCTCCTACACACTCTACCAAGGCGCCGTGATTCGCCTAAAGTATACGGGGTATCTCCCAATTCCCAATACACAGCACATGACCGCACTCCTGCGATGTGCTGCATGTGTAAAAGGACAACTCCTGATCATCTTCGGATCAGATGCTCCAGAGTTGATcctgtgttcatgtgtgaaaGGCCTGACAGTGGTTTAGAAGTTACCCAAGGTTGGGAAACACTGATCGGGACTACTTCTCCAAAAATGGTTGATCGATTATTGTCATCTAAATGTATAGCGAAGTACTTTAATCATcccacccttcctccctccctccttccctccctccctctctccttccctccctatCTCCTTCCAGCGGTTCGAGCACTCGGCCAAGCTGAGGCGGAAGATCACCACGTACGTGTCCTTTCCCCTGGAACTGGACATGACCCCCTTTATGGCCTCCAGGTGAGCTTAAATGATGTTAGAATTCTGAGGTCTTGAGTACTCAACATTTGTGAGAGTATATTAATTTGAATTACCATAACTTTTGGTGAATTTCATCTCCCAACTGATCGCGGTTGCTTAATTGCTTAGTTGCTTGGTTGCTGTTGCAAAGGCTTTTGTGTCTCCTTGTTTTCGAGCACCTCTTCCCTCTCTTGTGTGTTTCAGTAAGGAGAGTCGTATGAACGGCCAGTACCAACAGACTACAGACCCCTTCAACAACGATAACAAGTACAAAAGACAAACACCTATTTCCATTCAGTCCCATAATGCCTAATCTGTGTATGACATTGAAGATGTACACCAACTAGACGGCAAACACATCCTTTGCTGCCCTAACCACTGTCTCCTGCCTTCAGGTAGACACATCAGTCCTACAGTGGTGCTCAATAGATAAAACATCTAGCTGGCCCCTCAGTCGATAAACGCCTTGAATGAGCTGTAGGcagagatggatggattgatcgATTGATGGATGGGTGGtgagatgaatggatggattgatggatactttattcatccctggGGTACCTTGGGGGTGAAAGacaatgtaaaaaatatcaATAGCAAAGTATGAAAGTtacaatagaaaataaagtacaatcattttaaagttattattaaattaatattattGCAGTTATATGTGCAGTAAAAATATATGTTAACAGGCACTTTCCAGAAGCTCCATTTTGGGGTCTCAGATCAGACTATAGATtaatatctaaagtctgacAATAGATTCATATCTAAAGTCTGACAATAGATTCATATCTAAAGTCTGACTATAGATTCATATCTAAAGTCTGACTATAGATTAATATCCAAAGTCTGACTATAGATTCATATCTAAAGTCTGACTATAGATTCATATCTAAAGTCTGACTATAGATTCATATCTAAAGTCTGactatagatttatatataaagtCTGACTATAGATTCATATATAAAGTCTTGACTATAGATTCATACATAAAGTCTGactatagatttatatataaagtctgactatagatttatatataaagtCTGACTATAGATTCATATCTAAAGTCTGACTCATATCTTGAGTCTGGCAAAAATGTGTCTTTGCGTGAAGGGGGTTTCCCTTTCTttcgcttcatatttgttttgacTGATCATGTTGGAAGTTCTGCTATTGCATAGGGCTGCTGGATCCCTGATTAGCATTAAAATAAACGGTTGCAAATAACCTGCTGTTAGTTTCTTTTTGAGTGCTTTGTTGTCTAGTAGTTGTATAACCACTCTCATCCCAAACCCATTCCCCATCCAAACTGAAcggttcctcctctctgtttgACGTAGGTACAGTCTGTTTGCGGTGGTGAACCACCAGGGGACGCTAGAGAGCGGCCACTACACCACCTTCATCCGGCAGCACAAGGACCAGTGGTTCAAATGCGACGACGCCATCATCACTAAGGCAACCATCAAGGACGTCCTGGACAGTGAAGGGTGAGACCTATTCTTGAACCGTTTTTAGTTTCGGATTTAATTTTATCGTGTTCTgaaattgttgtgttttgaaATGTAAGAAAGTCTGATCTCCGTTAACTGGGTTACCAGTTGACCAGTCATTCATAGGAACTAAGAGAACTGAAATTGCGTTGCGGTCGACTGGACAAATGATACATAAATTCATGACTCATTCAACTCTACAAGTAGACAAATCTGCATAGTAGGTTTCGGGAAACAAAAAATGAAGGCTTGTCATTGAGGTGTGAAACTAAagttgtgcccccccccccccccccaggtacctTCTGTTCTACCACAAACAGTTTCTGGAGTACGAGTAGACCCCTGTAGACCATCATCCTCCGGCTGGGATCATAGAGCACATCTTAATACTCATCCTTAGAGACGAGCGGATGAACAGAACCCGCTGGAGAGGTCGTTTTCTGATTCTCACACGGACACAAGCTGATGAGCTGACGTTTGGCCAGCAGACATGCGTTTCCACTGCACAATAAACTAACATCACCCCATcctgttaggggggggggggggtgtgctcTCTCCAGCACATGGTTACGTCGCGTCATGCATAGAGCAAGTTGCACTTTTTTTCAGCGCCCTCGTCTTTGCACCAACACAATTCTGTGACCGTATTTAATCCCCCCGCAGACTCGCCTCTCTCCTAGGCAACTCAAATTGATCCGCTGAAGAAACAACCAATCTAAAACAACAAGGCGGAGACGGGATCAATAGACCCGAAGGAAAGGCTTTGGTCCTGGGCCGCGGCGTTGGGGACGCACGTCGACGAACACGCGAGCGGGTCGAAGACGTCGTACGCACCTCTGTGCTCGAGCGTTGGCAGGAACCGGCCTTAAAGCTCGCTGACACACCCGGTCGTCGTGGCCGGTTCCTCTCCACTCGCTGCACACTGTTCATGTTCACTTATCAGCGGATCACCTGTGGAGCACCGATCCCGTCTCCCCAGCTACACCTGACCAATCCTTTAACCTATTTATGCATTTTCAACCAACTGTGGCCCATGGGAGGGTGGGATGGACCAATGGTATTTCATAAGGATGAGATTTGATTAAAGTGGCGGATACTGGGGCGATACTTTACGTTGCCATTTTTGTTCTAAAAAAGTTTGCACACGAGGAAGCAAAAGGTTAGCTGTGTTTTTAATCATTGTCTTACGTAACCTgtctttgtttgttattgtttatatttgtgtgatgtCACGCAAAcctggtgtgtgttttggtgtttgtgATGGCAACGTTGTGGTGTGgtctaaggtgtgtgtgtgtgtgtgtgtgtgtgtgtgtgtgtgtgtgtgtgtgtgtgtgtgtgtgtgtgtgtgtgtgtgtgtgtgtgtgtgtgtgtgtgtgtgtgtgtgtgtgtgtgtgttccaaaaGGTGTTGATGCTGCAGTGTATATGCAGTTGCATGTTGATTTAATGCCATGTGTATGATCATGTGTGTgacttttatttgtgtgtgtgcgtgctgctgTAACTTGTGCATGTGAGATATGGCCTCAAATGTGAGTGTTGgtgttatgtgtgcgtgtctgtgtgtgcactgaATCGACTAAAAATTTAGATCTAACTTGACAGAAAGTTTAGTCTTAATGGCTTCCTGTTCTCCTTAAGGCTGAGGGAGGAGATTTTGCTTTCCCATTCAGTATCACTATAAAcggctattattattttttgaatagtaattgtattattataattaatgttCATGAAACAGTAGGTGAACTTGCATTGGAACCAAGTTAATTTCCCCCAACCAGTCAGCTGAAAAAAATATTCCATTATTCGACATTGAATACTTTAAATACGACAGAATTTttgcaacgtgtgtgtgtgtgtgtgtgtgcgtgtgtgcgcgtatgcacGTGCATGGTCCGCGTGTGATTTGTGTTGTGTACTGAATCAGTACTTGCATTAAGCATGAATTTGGACGCTGGATAATGACCGTTTCCTAGGAaaagttcttttttttctctgtcatgtatgtgtgtgtgtattgggtatgtactttttaatttttaaagAGACATGTTGGAACTACTGGAGTGAGTTATTGATGGGGGGCCAAAGGCTGGAGGGGACTGACGGAGAAGACCCACTCTCCACCTGTCACGCAGGGCCACGTGTGAACCGGACTCGTTGATGTAGACTCACagttaaaggggacatgttataccaccaggtgtgagtgggattagccttacaagccgtttcgaaaatctgccccatatgacatcactagatggagtgtccacctagatctgtgctggatagatgagcaacgtttacttcagtccagtgggtaggctggtaggctgatctacCCAGCACAGatataggtggacacgcccactagtgatgtcatatggggcagattttttaaatggcttgtaaggctaatcacactcacacctggtggtataatatgtccccttaaaaataaaaacctatACCTCTAATATTAACCGTGTGCTGTAGAGTTATTCACACAATGACACATTATGTCACACCGATTTATTTCATACAGACACATAAGAATACTCTTATTTGTACAAAGTTTGACACAAATGAATCGACTTTAAACAATCTCTTGATTTTTTACAGCCAAAAGTCTTCGAGGGCTGACATCGTTATTGGGTTCATCCCAACTATAGTTAATAGAAAAACATGTGTTTGAACTTTAGATGGTTTAGAGGTTTAGATAGAATCATGTGTATCTAAAGAAAAACAATCAAAGCGTGAAGAGAAGTGAGTTTTTCCACAACGAAAAGTTCTATCTACAGCCTTAGATTGTACCCTTCACCAGAGAATAGTACTCACGACTAAAAGGGTAACACCGGTGAATAACCATAACTCACTTAGCCCAAGATAACAAACGATAAGGCTCCTCTCAATCCTTTAGGCTCTATCATCTGTTGCTTGGCAGCTTGCTATGCCAGGGGATATAGGGATGGGTAGGTTGCCCTCTCGCCTCCAAAACCAGACCACAATGTTGGTAGCCTGGGGCAAGAGTATAGTGTACAGACGGTAAAAGCCTACTTGTCGAAAGTGTTCTGGAACCACACCATAGGTACAGCTATCAAAATAAGTCATACCATGGTATCATATTATgtaccatgtttttttttataacaaacaaaccaaaatataGATTTTGTTGTCTAACCCACAGTTTCTGGAATCACAGGTGTAGAGGCTAAGGTGGAGGACTCCATCCTCAATCTCTGCAACACCTCACTAATATATCAGTTGCTTTGTATAATAAGCGTGGCTAATATCTCCCAAAGACATGGACTACATAGTAGATGGTAAATGAAGCGCCAGTGGGTTTCCAAGTCATTTCACAGGCTTGGATCTCCCCGAATCCACCTCGGATTGCCCCAACGGCCCTGCTCCTCTTGACCCCACCCGGTGCCGCTGTgctgaggggaggagaaggaggaggaggtctgctgGTGGAGGGAGTAGATTAGCTTGGCCTCACCCACTGCCCCCCGACACGGGACTCTGAGGTCCGGGAAGCAGTGGGTGCACTCGCAGCTCTCCGTGGGGTTGGATGTGCAGGCGGACAGGGGCTCTGTGGAGGGTGACGACAGGGTTTTTTATTAGCCGTTCCATGGTGTTACACTAGGGGGCAGTATAGACCAATACACTCTTGATAGAAAATAACGGAAGAGCGAGAAAAACTGGCGGCGGCAGGAGGGAAAGCCTCTTCTAGTGGTTTGCGGAGTGTTTACCTAACATATGCTTCACTCCCTTCCAATTTAAAAGATATTAAAAGTATAACCATACCTCTTTGATAAATCTTTGCAACTTCAAAGAAATGTATGCAGCTGACCCTTACAAACTGCAGTAGGATGTCAGGCTTACAGTCAGGGCAgtttctaggtttctgaaatatccggggcttagcccagagggaaagggaaaatacgcgagttaattttttttgtatgctTTATTGCCCACGCAAATTTTTTCAGAATGCTTTAAATAATGCGCTTaatatagctttaaatagcttcctgactgctgtgctgcttatccccagacatctaaagttctggggataagcagcacagcatataatatatagaccttacatatatataggtatatatgactggagataggataggttaattcacttgaggtggtaacagtctggttatgtttttaaatcgtttattctcttgccagaaggacaaTCCAGAAGGAGTAGGCCACTTTGAGCTGCCCCTGGAAACCccatgtttgtttttaatgtaaagcaagcaaaaaaaggtattttttactttttttatacaattcggggctaattaaataatatccggggctttagccccgaatgaaacagcctagtgacgccactggttacagttgagagcatagaggCCAGAGGGCACTACATTACGGGACCCTTTTCCGTTGGAAGGGCACCCAGAAGGGACGTTTTATGCCATTGTAAAAACCCTTTATGTGCACTTTTCCTCATAATATAGTTGCACCCTAGATAGCACTCAATCATTTTCTTCCAATTTGATTGGAAGCCAATAGGGCACTTGTTCTCATTTCCGCTACTCTAGAGGGCATTTTAGCGATGCAGAGCCTGCCAGCGTTGGGTGCACGCCCAGGCAGGCGTTTATTTACACATCTCGTAGGCAACACGGATCTATTTAGTGGTTCCGTCTGTCCTTGGTTTTTATACAGGCTTCGATTGAGCTTTCCCCCTCACTGCCAAAAAATGAAGTTCTACCTTCTGCCACATCTCCATTGCTGTGCCTCCTGCTTTTGGGTGTTTGTCAGAGCCAAAAGGTCCTGGGTTTGATGGCTGACCATTGTGTCCAACCCCTAAACTAGCTTCTTAATGACAATCTTAGACCCCCTGTAGGAAACTTTAAATGGCCGTGTAACTATAAAGAcatctttttattttcaataacattgctgtaggcctactacctTTTCTCTGTGTTCATTATTTAATGTAAATGCAACTTTAATTAAGTATTCAATCATATATATTGGCAAAGGTTGTTAAACTCCCAGCTAAAAGGCGCAGCGGTCGATCCCTAGTGTCCTCAGtcaacctgtaggcatccttgagcaagattccCCTACAGCCCCTCAATGTATCTAACAACGTCCGCTAAAAGACTTATGGTGAGAAAAAACTAGAATTTATAGGTTCAGCGATGAATGCTCATATATTCAGACAAGCCTGCGGAAAATATCTGAAGTGATGGTCTCTGCATCAACAGACCCAAGGCTACATTGTCTGGGAATCTTGTCTGTATAGAATATATTCTGGGTTCACTTGAGGAAATACTGAACAGTATTTAGTTTGCAGATGGTTATTTGATCCAAAATGACTTGCACTGTTCTCAGATACAGAATATAGGGGTTAGACACTACAGAGaaagttcattaaggagcaggtgggtgtTAGATTTTACAGATACCTCAGTAGTAAATAAGAGTCAGACCAGTACAGAGgaagttcattaaggagcaggtggggatTAGATTTGACAGATACCTCAGTAGCAGATAAGGGTTAAACAGTGCAGATGCAGgtcaataaggagcaggtatgggggTTGCTACAAATCTTGCTCAGTGATACCTTTTGTAGGATGTGGGCATTTGGGTGTTTGACCTTATAGGAGTCAAACGCCCTATACACACTATTGACTGCCTCTATGATGAAACATACTGAAAAAGTAATGGTTTTTGACTCTAGATATAGAATCAAAATTTAAAAACACCTGGAGAAACCCCCATTTTCCTGTATCATTTGCATGCTTCTTTCAGTTGAATTATAGACTTTAGAGATCTGCTTTAATAAATCACAACCACCAAATAGAAGAAAAGATCACTCGGACAAACTCACGCTTATACATCCTCCCATTCTCCCCCCCGTCGCCTTGGCCATCATCCCGGCCCCTCTGCTGAACGTttcccaccagctgggggatcACCGAGGGCCCAGGCTTCACCGGCCTTGGGCTTCTCTTTCTGGCTGTTCTCAGGAACACcagcagagagaggcccaggataCACAGCAGCACGAGGACACAAAGGCCCATCAGGGAGTACAGCAGGGGGATGGAGACAGGCAGCAGGACAGCTGAGTGAACCTGGGAGTGTCCTGGTCCAcacgtggaggtggtggtggtggtggcggtggggggggtgggggtggggatggtTGGTAGTGGTGTGGCTGTAGAAGGAGAATTAGGAAGTGGAGAAAGCCCTGATTGGAGTTGTTCATCATCATTGAATGCATCATTGAATTTGGTGTCGCCGATAATCCGATATATTGTGAGGACTGTAGAGAGTAAAATCCTGAATGAATGTAAATACAGGAAGTGAGGCTGATCAAAACGTTGTTTTGCCATGTCTCGCATGAGAAACGCTCTGGCAGTTTGAAACACGACAAGGTGTCCCCACCAAGACACATCATTTCACGAATCATCACTCAACAATCGAGCCAACACTATTACTACCAATAACATTCCTATGCTCCTATGCTTCCGAAATGGAGATGGTCATTGCGATGTGAAGTCACGATGTGCAAGCCCTGTTTTAATAGGCAAACCTCATTTCAAAGGGGACCAATATTTTTTAGAGCTACgaaggttctctctctctctctctctctctctctctctctctctctctctctctctctctctctctctctctctctctctctctctctctctctctctctctctctctctctcttccactatGACTGTTTGGTTTATTACACACCACCTCTCTCTAAATCTTGCTGCATGAAGACGTGCATCCACCTACCCACCCTCCCCTTAACTCTTTGCGTGATTGGTTCCTGCCCAAAACTAAATaagtctctcgccctctcctcctctctcccccccccccccccccccccccccttcaatctctcgcttccctctctcccccctcccctcccccgtctctcctcctgctcttttccctctccccctcccctctctgatGGCCCACACACCTGCTGTGTCGGAGGGACCCGGGGGTCCTTATGTGTGTGCCCAGGTGGAGGCTGCGCTCCCTGGGATCCACAGGGAGTTGCGTGAGggccaactgtgtgtgtgtgtgtttgtgtttgggggtgggggtgtgggggtacTCACTGAGGCAATACTGGCTGCACTCCTGCGGGTGCCTCCCGCACAGGTCGGCACAGCGGATGCACTGATGCCGCCCGAGGTCGTAGTAGTGGCCTCCCATGGCGGTGCAGTTAGCCACTGCAGAGCACCGCACAGgatttctttgtttttaatcTTTTGGCTTATTTTACTACATCATTCTTATTCTGAAGCATGTAGCcgttttgattgtgtgtgtatctgccccCCGGTACACATGcaagtgtgttgtttgtttctgtatttgtgtgtatacacaccgCAAATATCCTATACTGGAAACCTGTGTTCGCATaggtgcacgtttgtgtgtgtatttgtgtgtgtatgcgtgcacctgcatgtgtgtctgtgtgcgcgtgcatgtgtgtctggatctgtgtgtgcttgcaggtgtcgtctgtgtgtgaatgtgtgtgtgcgtagaggTTTGCATCtgatttgatttgtgtgtgtgtgtgtgtgtgtgtgtgtgtgtgtgtgtgtgtgtgtgtgtgtgtgtgtgtgtgtgtgtgtgtgtgtgtgtgtgtgtctgtgtgtgtttaaccttACCACAGTGCTCGGTACACATTGGCTGATGGCATAACGTTTCACAGGCCACGCATTCATCAATCAGAGTGTACCGCCAAGTACCGTTTGGACACGGTTTACCCATCTGGAATagtggacggacagacagacggacagacagattgacagacagaGGGTC encodes:
- the LOC130371844 gene encoding tumor necrosis factor receptor superfamily member 13B, whose product is MGKPCPNGTWRYTLIDECVACETLCHQPMCTEHCVANCTAMGGHYYDLGRHQCIRCADLCGRHPQECSQYCLSEYPHTPTPRHSQVHSAVLLPVSIPLLYSLMGLCVLVLLCILGLSLLVFLRTARKRSPRPVKPGPSVIPQLVGNVQQRGRDDGQGDGGENGRMYKQPLSACTSNPTESCECTHCFPDLRVPCRGAVGEAKLIYSLHQQTSSSFSSPQHSGTGWGQEEQGRWGNPRWIRGDPSL